TGCGCAACAGCTCGCTCGCCGAGGCTTCGTGCGCACCGGGGACACTCGAGATGATGGCCCAGTTCTCGGTCCTGACGCGGCTCAAGGAGCCGGAGAACTCCAGCGCCTATTCGAAGATGCGCATCTATAACGGCGAGAGCCTCAAGGACACCGACCCCAAGGCCAAGTCGATCCAGGAGTACCGCGACTACGCCGGCGTCGACGAGGGGATGACGGGCATCTCGACGCGCTTCGCGTTCAAGATCCTTTCCCAGGTCTTCAACTTCGACCACACCGAGGTCGCCGCCAACCCGGTGCACCTGCTCTACGTCCTGGAGAAACAGATCGCGCGCGAGCAGCTGCCGCCCGAGATCCAGGAGCGCTATCTCGGCTACTTGAAGCAGTTCCTGGCGCCGCGCTACGCCGAGTTCATCGGCAAGGAGCTCCAGACCGCCTACCTGGAGTCCTACGCTGAGTACGGCCAGAACATCTTCGACCGCTACGTGACCTACGCAGACTACTGGATCCAGGACCAGGAGTACCGGGATCCGGACACCGGCGAGATGATGGACCGCGGCGGGCTCAACGAGGAGCTGGAGAAGATCGAGAAGCCCGCCGGCATCTCGAACCCGAAGGACTTCCGCAACGAGATCGTCAATTTCGTCCTGCGCGCCCGCGCCAATAACGCCGGGGCCAATCCGAAGTGGACGAGCTACGAGAAGCTGCGGGTGGTGATCGAGAAGAAGATGTTCTCCAACACCGAGGACCTGCTGCCGGTGATCTCTTTCAACACCAAGGCCTCCGCCGACGAACAGAAGAAACACGACCAGTTCGTCGAGCGGATGACCGGCAAGGGCTACACGGCCAAGCAGGTCCGGCTCCTGTCCGAGTGGTATCTGCGGGTGCGCAAGTCGCACTGACGCCGGTAGGCCGGCCGGCGGCCATGGGTCGCCGCGCCGTGCGCCGCCCGCGTCGGTACATTCACGTAGTGGGATCTTCGAGCCTATGTCGCACTTCATCGACCGGCGGCTGAACGGCAAGAACAAGAGCGCCGTCAACCGCCAGCGCTTTCTGCAGCGCTACAAGTCCCAACTCAAGCGGGCCGTGACCGACGCGGTCAACCGGCGCAGCATCACGGACGTGGCCAACGGCGAGAAGGTCGGCATCCCGTCGAAGGACATCGGCGAGCCGGTCTTCCAACACGGGCCGGGGGGCAGCCGCGAGATGGTGCATCCGGGCAACCAGGATTTCCTGACCGGCGACCGAATCCAGCGCCCCCCCCAGGGCGGCGGCAGCGGCAGCGGCCAGGGTCGCGCCGGGCGTGGCGGCAAGGGTGAGGACGACTTCGTCTTCGAGCTCTCGCGCGACGAGTTCCTCGACCTCCTCTTCGAGGACCTCGCGCTGCCCAACCTGGTACGCAACCAACTCCTCGGCACCAGCGAGTTCAAGTACGCGCGCGCCGGCTACACGACCGACGGGGCGCCGACCAACATCGACGTGGTGCGCTCGCTGAAGGGGGCGATCGCCCGGCGCACGGCCCTCGGCGCGCCCCATCGCGGGCGGTTGCGCGAGGCCGAGGCCGAGCTCGAGGCCCTGCTCGCCACCGGCGTCGACGACGAGGATCCGCGGGTGATCGGGCTGCGCGAGGAGATCGATCGGCTCAAGACGCGCCTCGCCGCGCTGCCCTTCATCGATACCTACGACCTGCGCTTCCAGAGCTTCGTCAAGCGCCCCGAGCCGACCAGCAAGGCCGTCATGCTCTGCATCATGGACGTCTCGGGCTCGATGGACCAGGTCCGCAAGAGCCTGGCCAAGCGTTTCTTCATCCTGCTCTACCTGTTCTTGCAGCGCAATTACGACCACATCGACCTGGTCTTCATTCGCCACCACACGATCGCCCAGGAAGTCGACGAGCAGGAGTTCTTCTACTCCCGAGAGACCGGTGGCACCGTCGTCTCCAGCGCGCTCAACCTGGCCCACGAGATCCTCACCAAGCGCTACGACAGCCAGGACTGGAACATCTACGCGGCGCAGGCCTCCGACGGCGACAACTGGGACTCGGACTCGGCCATCTGCCGGGACATCCTGACCGCCCGGCTGATGCCGCTGATGCGCTACTACGCCTACGTCGAGATCACCCCGCGCCAGCACCAGAGCCTCTGGCACGCCTATCAGGACGTCATGGCGGCACACGCCAACTTCGCGATGCAGGAGATCGGCGGCGGCGAGGACATCTACCCGGTCTTTCGCGAGCTGTTCAAGCGACAGGAGGCGTGATGCGCAACGTGATTTCCGAGTCCTCCGAGTGGACCTTCCCGCTCCTGGAACGCTTCGATCGGGAGATCGCCCGGATCGCCCGTGACCACTACCGGTTGGATACCTATGCCAACCAGATCGAGGTCATCGCCTCCGAGCAGATGATCGACGCCTACTCCTCGGTGGGTCTGCCGATCAGCTACCACCACTGGTCGTTCGGCAAGCAGTTCGTCGCCACCGAGCAGACCTATCGGCGCGGCCAGATGGGCCTCGCCTACGAGATCGTCATCAACTCCGATCCCTGCATCGCCTACCTGATGGAGGAGAACACGCTGCCGATGCAGGCGCTCGTGATCGCCCACGCCTGCTACGGGCACAACAGCTTCTTCAAGGGCAACTATCTGTTCCGCACCTGGACGAGCGCCGATGCGATCATCGACTACCTGGTCTTCGCCCGGAACTACATCGCCCGCTGCGAGGAGCGCTACGGCCAGGAGGAGGTCGAGTTGCTGCTCGACTCCTGCCATGCCCTGATGAACCACGGCGTCGACCGCTACAAACGCCCGGCACCGCTGTCGATGGCCGAGGAGCAGCGACGCCAGCGCGAACGCGAGGCCTATCTCCAGCTCCAAATCAACGACCTGTGGCGGACCATCCCGCGCGGCGCCGGGGACGGCAACGGCGAACAGGAGCGGCGCTGGCCCGAGGAGCCCCAGGAGAACATCCTCTATTTCCTGGAGAAGAACGCCCCGCTGCTCGAGCCCTGGCAGCGCGAGATCCTGCGCATCGTGCGCAAGATCAGCCAGTACTTCTATCCGCAGCGCCAGACCCAGGTCATGAACGAGGGTTGGGCGACCTTCTGGCACTACACGCTGCTCAATCACCTCTACGACGAGGGCTTCGTCAGCGACGGCTTCATGATGGAGGTGCTGCAATCGCACACCGGCGTCGTCTTCCAGCCGCCGTTCGACGCCCCCTACTACAGCGGCATCAACCCCTATGCGCTCGGCTTCGCGATGATGCGCGACATCCGCCGCATCTGCGAGGAGCCGACGGACGAGGACCGCGAGTGGCATCCCGACATCGCCGGCGGCGACTGGCTCGAGGTGCTCGACTTCGCGATGCGCAACTTCAAGGACGAGAGCTTCATCGCCCAGTTCCTCTCGCCGCGGGTGATGCGCGAGCTGCGCCTGTTCGCCGTCGCCGACGACGATCGCGAGGAGACCATGGAGATCTCGTCCATCCACGACGACTGGGGCTACCGCTCCCTGCGCCAGGCGCTGGCCGATCAGTACAACCTGGGCAGCCGCGAACCCAACATCCAGGTCTTCAATGTCGACCGCTGGGGCGACCGCTCGCTCACGCTGCGCCATACCCGCTACAATCGGCGACCGCTCAATGACAATGTCGACGAGATGCTGCGCCACGTGCGGCGGCTGTGGGGCTTCCCGGTGCGCCTCGAGGCCGTCGACGACGAGGGTCGGGTCCAGCTCGTGGGGGAAGAGCGCTGAATGCCAATCCTGCGTGTCGGCGGGCTGTGCCTCGCCGCCTGTCTGCTGTCGGGTCTCGTCCAGGCCGATGAGCTGCTGCGCGCGCGCCTCGTGCCGCTGGACACGGACGAGGCCAATGTCGCCGGCGTCGCGCTGGCCTCCGGTCCCCTGCTCACGGACCTCTATCGCACGCGCGGCGACCGCTTGGCCTGGGACCCGGCGCGCCTCGCGGCCCTACGCCGCCTGCTGATCGCGACCCGCGTCGACGGCTTCTATCGCAGCGACTTCCACTTCCGCGAGATCGACGCCGTGCTCCGAGAGGGCGGGCTCGCGGCCCTGCCGCCCGGGCGCCGCGTCGAGATCGACATCGTCCTGAGCGACAGCCTGCTGCGCTACCTGCACCACCATCGCTTCGGCAAGGTCGATCCGCGCGCCCTCGATCCGAGCGGGACCCAGGTCGAGCAACCCTCCTACGGCGATCTGGAACAGGACCTCCAGGCCGCGCTGGCGGCCGACGATCTGGAGGCCTATGTGGCCCGCCAGTTCCGCTGGCCGCGCTTCTACCGCGACCTGCGCGCGGGGCTGGCGCGCTATCGCGAGATCGCCGCCGCCGGCGGCTGGTCGAGCGTGCCGGACGGGCCGACCCTCAAGCCCGGTATGCAGGATGCCCGGGTCCCCGTCGTCCGCGCGCGGCTGCGGGCGACGAGCGACTACTCGCCCGAGGCAGCCCCGCCGGCCGACCCGCTGCGCTACGACGCCGGGGTGCAGGCCGCCGTCGAGCGCTTCCAGGCCCGTCACGGGCTCGCCGTCGACGGGCTCGTCGGGCCGCAGACCCGCGCGGCGATGAACGTCGCGATCGTGCAGCGCATCGACCAGATCCGGCTCAACCTGGAGCGGATGCGCTGGCTCGCGAACGACCTGCCCGGGGACTTCGTCCTCGTCAACATCCCGGCCTACCGGGTCGACCTCTACCGCGACGGCGCGCCGATCTGGAGCACGCGGACCATCGTCGGCCGCCCGCAGCGCAGGACGCCCGTGTTCCGCGACGAGCTCGCCTACCTGGAGGTCAACCCGACCTGGACCATCCCGCCGACCATCCTCGCCGAGGACATCCTGCCGAACATGCGCGCCGACCCGGGCTATCTGGCCGAGCGCGACCTGCGGGTCGTCGACTACCGCGGCAACGAGATCCCGCCAGGGACGGTCGACTGGAACCTGCCGGCCGATAATTTCCCGTACCTGCTGCGCCAGGCACCGAGCGACGAGAACGCCCTCGGGCGGATCAAGTTCATGTTCCCGAACCAGTTCTCCGTCTACCTGCACGACACGCCGCAGCGCGGCCTGTTCGCGCGCCCGCAGCGCGCCTTCAGCTCCGGCTGCGTGCGGGTGCAAGACCCACTGCGGCTCGCCGAGCTGGTCCTCGACGACCCCCAGCGCTGGACCCAGGCCAGCCTGGCGGACCTGATCGCCACCGACGAGACCCAGGTGATCCGCCTGCGGCACCCACTGGCCGTGCTCCTCGCCTACTGGACCGCCGAGGGCGAGGGCGCCGGCCAGGTCGCGTTCCACCCGGACATCTACGGCCGCGACGCGGCACTGCTGGAGGTCCTCGACGGCGGCCCGCTGCGGCTG
This portion of the Thioflavicoccus mobilis 8321 genome encodes:
- a CDS encoding YeaH/YhbH family protein: MSHFIDRRLNGKNKSAVNRQRFLQRYKSQLKRAVTDAVNRRSITDVANGEKVGIPSKDIGEPVFQHGPGGSREMVHPGNQDFLTGDRIQRPPQGGGSGSGQGRAGRGGKGEDDFVFELSRDEFLDLLFEDLALPNLVRNQLLGTSEFKYARAGYTTDGAPTNIDVVRSLKGAIARRTALGAPHRGRLREAEAELEALLATGVDDEDPRVIGLREEIDRLKTRLAALPFIDTYDLRFQSFVKRPEPTSKAVMLCIMDVSGSMDQVRKSLAKRFFILLYLFLQRNYDHIDLVFIRHHTIAQEVDEQEFFYSRETGGTVVSSALNLAHEILTKRYDSQDWNIYAAQASDGDNWDSDSAICRDILTARLMPLMRYYAYVEITPRQHQSLWHAYQDVMAAHANFAMQEIGGGEDIYPVFRELFKRQEA
- a CDS encoding SpoVR family protein, with the protein product MRNVISESSEWTFPLLERFDREIARIARDHYRLDTYANQIEVIASEQMIDAYSSVGLPISYHHWSFGKQFVATEQTYRRGQMGLAYEIVINSDPCIAYLMEENTLPMQALVIAHACYGHNSFFKGNYLFRTWTSADAIIDYLVFARNYIARCEERYGQEEVELLLDSCHALMNHGVDRYKRPAPLSMAEEQRRQREREAYLQLQINDLWRTIPRGAGDGNGEQERRWPEEPQENILYFLEKNAPLLEPWQREILRIVRKISQYFYPQRQTQVMNEGWATFWHYTLLNHLYDEGFVSDGFMMEVLQSHTGVVFQPPFDAPYYSGINPYALGFAMMRDIRRICEEPTDEDREWHPDIAGGDWLEVLDFAMRNFKDESFIAQFLSPRVMRELRLFAVADDDREETMEISSIHDDWGYRSLRQALADQYNLGSREPNIQVFNVDRWGDRSLTLRHTRYNRRPLNDNVDEMLRHVRRLWGFPVRLEAVDDEGRVQLVGEER
- a CDS encoding L,D-transpeptidase family protein, which encodes MPILRVGGLCLAACLLSGLVQADELLRARLVPLDTDEANVAGVALASGPLLTDLYRTRGDRLAWDPARLAALRRLLIATRVDGFYRSDFHFREIDAVLREGGLAALPPGRRVEIDIVLSDSLLRYLHHHRFGKVDPRALDPSGTQVEQPSYGDLEQDLQAALAADDLEAYVARQFRWPRFYRDLRAGLARYREIAAAGGWSSVPDGPTLKPGMQDARVPVVRARLRATSDYSPEAAPPADPLRYDAGVQAAVERFQARHGLAVDGLVGPQTRAAMNVAIVQRIDQIRLNLERMRWLANDLPGDFVLVNIPAYRVDLYRDGAPIWSTRTIVGRPQRRTPVFRDELAYLEVNPTWTIPPTILAEDILPNMRADPGYLAERDLRVVDYRGNEIPPGTVDWNLPADNFPYLLRQAPSDENALGRIKFMFPNQFSVYLHDTPQRGLFARPQRAFSSGCVRVQDPLRLAELVLDDPQRWTQASLADLIATDETQVIRLRHPLAVLLAYWTAEGEGAGQVAFHPDIYGRDAALLEVLDGGPLRLRLAPPSEPATPVRTVDAAPDE